A window from Staphylococcus succinus encodes these proteins:
- the hutG gene encoding formimidoylglutamase: protein MYKLAQRELWTGRIDSETDEKQFRHFQTIQFRNIKEESNESRHGVGILGYAVDKGVELNKGRLGASEGPDAIKQNFANLPVVRECAVYDYGNVEHDHETLEETQQEFGHYVATSIQRHNQTFLLGGGHDIAYAQYLGTREAYPDASIGVINIDAHFDTREEGKSTSGTSFRQILEEDNNADYLVLGIQQGGNTQGLFDYAEEKNIGYVYSDELLHQISPPIKDKIERFIHDHDVIMFTICMDVIDSAFAPGVSANAVLGLFPHVVLELAKRIIPNEKVSTISIAETNPKYDVDNRTAKLTAHFFHHFIL from the coding sequence ATGTATAAGTTAGCACAACGTGAATTATGGACAGGTAGAATTGACAGTGAAACAGATGAAAAGCAGTTTAGACATTTTCAAACAATCCAATTCCGAAATATAAAGGAAGAATCCAATGAATCACGACATGGTGTAGGGATATTAGGTTATGCAGTTGATAAAGGTGTTGAATTGAATAAGGGAAGGTTAGGGGCTAGTGAAGGGCCTGATGCCATTAAACAAAACTTTGCCAATCTTCCTGTTGTGCGTGAATGTGCCGTGTATGATTATGGAAACGTTGAACACGATCATGAAACATTAGAGGAAACACAACAAGAATTCGGACATTATGTAGCAACTTCAATTCAAAGGCATAACCAAACTTTTTTACTTGGTGGAGGACATGATATTGCATATGCGCAATATCTCGGGACACGAGAAGCATATCCAGATGCATCGATTGGTGTAATTAATATTGATGCCCACTTTGATACAAGAGAAGAAGGAAAATCTACATCTGGTACTAGCTTTAGACAAATTTTAGAAGAAGATAATAACGCTGACTATCTAGTATTAGGTATCCAGCAAGGAGGCAATACACAAGGGCTTTTTGATTATGCAGAAGAGAAAAATATTGGCTATGTATATTCTGATGAACTCTTACATCAAATATCTCCTCCAATAAAAGATAAAATTGAACGTTTTATACATGATCATGATGTTATTATGTTTACAATTTGTATGGATGTAATTGATAGTGCATTTGCACCTGGTGTGAGCGCCAATGCAGTTTTGGGTTTATTCCCTCATGTTGTATTAGAACTAGCTAAACGTATTATTCCAAATGAAAAGGTTTCAACAATTAGTATCGCTGAAACCAATCCTAAGTATGACGTTGATAATCGTACTGCAAAATTGACAGCTCATTTTTTCCATCATTTTATTCTTTAA